The Primulina huaijiensis isolate GDHJ02 chromosome 12, ASM1229523v2, whole genome shotgun sequence genome has a window encoding:
- the LOC140989551 gene encoding protein PARALOG OF AIPP2-like isoform X3: MKSAVESAGETCAENTVVDWGKQSEIEQLSGMSIIETMNSSADSSEIAVCKALSRTSDAPALDDAVALSKFAAQKVPEGNDNCLSHDTKIRDTTKMLNFTSENGHRMDPPCSSLSIGCPIVQRDEPTTNSLLCSSNSRGIDVDKSSNPKVESSKSSKEHLNPSLVGTVLTDVSHDLPATAPMSSENIDDMKAEIHPMDGAEDSDMVEQDVKVCDICGDAGREDLLAICCRCSDGAEHTYCMREMLAKVPEIDWMCEECKSSEKVRYRRQEKLGKMDEIEKNNSSQASSERMNSYDVEGNRTRGCLNIPTKRPRDDADTEVSSVVKKPAVDSTFGTPKLSRSDKAPALSRENSLKNLDKGKFQPSHGSPTSDAVTVNNTPEFAGPDSDQRSPNFRGTFSKPNSFAFLNSKPKVKLVDQVLQRENRLKNGTIRSIGRSISFKSTNSIFSESKTKMLSPRLSNIQDIKNTKRRSLFERQGSLRSEDRPINSMMATSMSSISRKDKTLVSRAESCSLSVSTNHHETKPVQFGKPVALSRSSSIASRQSADLAGSVGDFKKPSTYGLNTPRVSSANDINNFDEKSNHTSLNEDSSSCSGDFETPHFSAIECRPDGFAQPGELTNSGESSREDPGSDFRMSYVKSFRKESINLKAAIEAAVRRKPIGYKKHRYDDTSASSKGCDFSSKDHISSSIGRRMETSAAETAERHTVSQILTADSHGTLNTVDNFSSVAVEALSSGGDEVPSVPLDVQASSRDMYSNVEAPRHFNLKSFAIPDHEYIWRGSFEIYQSGKVFTVWDGIQAHMSTCASQKVIESLNKFKSRIVLNEVPRISTWPVQFQEHGVGEDNIALFFFAKDLESYAKSYKVWLENMMKNDLALKGSFDDVELLIFPSNQLPENSQRWNTLFFLWGVFRAKKGSCLRNMPDTLKQFSAPQNIPPSIMSVPGNGCILRPVTKDLLAGDDISSERKVNASENLCDAMLTKAVNGDCGLKASSLDCFDGRQNSSFSTAVRGARPTCQKPMDTCLEGGASSIHRPFQSILSSIIPENKPVFMQLDTLVHREQSSHPSYEPSDCSPDMPPEGGVGETPTVLSRMTCNQDQVKFRMVGEDLSTCVEVPMEEDRDTRGLNTNINRLLLNHDEYLHPKCTSMETRAPYACTSQVLPENDDKHGLPLRALEKMNHVVSENRDYEVCDETVILGHSENAERRFFPVELHPVRGIQLVDRSMLQKPNPLEQNQHHDRAPNLELALGAERKSLTSDIRPSIIRNVERKVAKEYIHGERSIKADEDDDDESASLSLSLSFPFPKE, translated from the exons ATGAAATCAGCCGTTGAATCCGCTGGAGAAACCTGTGCAGAAAATACAGTGGTTGACTGGGGCAAACAAAGTGAAATTGAGCAGCTCAGTGGAATGAGCATTATAGAAACCATGAACTCAAGTGCTGATTCCTCTGAAATTGCTGTCTGTAAAGCACTCTCGAGGACTTCTGATGCACCTGCGTTAGATGATGCTGTGGCGCTCTCGAAGTTTGCGGCACAGAAAGTTCCAGAAGGCAATGATAATTGTTTGTCACATGACACTAAAATTCGTGACACCACCAAAATGCTAAACTTCACTTCTGAGAATGGGCATAGGATGGATCCGCCCTGCTCTTCCCTGTCCATCGGTTGCCCCATTGTTCAGAGGGATGAACCGACCACCAACTCTCTGTTATGTAGCTCAAACTCAAGGGGCATAGATGTTGATAAGAGTTCTAATCCCAAGGTTGAATCATCGAAGAGCTCAAAGGAACACTTGAATCCGTCACTGGTTGGAACAGTGCTAACTGATGTTTCTCACGATCTACCTGCTACTGCACCTATGTCCTCTGAAAACATTGATGATATGAAAGCAGAAATCCATCCCATGGACGGGGCCGAGGACTCAGATATGGTGGAGCAGGAT GTTAAAGTTTGTGATATCTGTGGAGATGCAGGTCGAGAGGATTTACTTGCTATCTGTTGTAGGTGTAGTGATGGGGCAGAACACAC GTATTGCATGCGGGAAATGCTGGCTAAAGTCCCTGAAATTGACTGGATGTGTGAAGAATGCAAGTCCAGCGAGAAGGTGAGGTATCGGAGACAAGAAAAGTTAGGAAAGATGGatgaaattgagaaaaataattCCAGTCAAGCAAGTAGCGAACGTATGAATAGTTATGATGTTGAGGGAAATAGAACGAGGGGTTGCCTAAATATTCCCACCAAAAGGCCCAGAGATGATGCTGATACCGAAGTTTCTTCTGTGGTGAAGAAGCCCGCTGTTGACTCGACATTTGGGACACCGAAGCTCTCTAGGTCAGACAAGGCGCCTGCTCTTTCTCGTGAGAATTCCTTAAAGAATCTAGATAAGGGAAAATTCCAGCCTTCACATGGGAGTCCAACTTCCGATGCTGTCACAGTTAACAATACACCAGAATTTGCAGGCCCTGATTCAGATCAACGATCACCGAATTTCCGAG GTACATTCTCAAAACCTAATTCATTTGCATTTCTAAATTCAAAACCGAAGGTCAAGCTTGTTGATCAAGTTCTTCAGCGGGAGAATCGTCTTAAGAATGGCACTATCAGATCAATAGGCAGATCAATTTCATTCAAATCTACAAATTCCATCTTTTCTGAATCGAAAACCAAGATGCTATCACCTAGACTGTCAAACATCCAGGATATTAAGAATACAAAACGGCGAAGCTTATTTGAACGACAGGGCTCTTTAAGATCAGAAGACAGGCCAATTAATTCGATGATGGCTACTTCAATGAGTTCCATCTCAAGAAAAGACAAAACATTAGTATCTAGGGCCGAATCTTGTTCACTTTCTGTATCTACCAATCACCATGAAACAAAGCCAGTACAATTTGGTAAACCGGTGGCATTATCAAGATCATCCAGTATTGCATCTCGACAGAGTGCAGATTTGGCTGGTTCTGTAG GTGATTTTAAGAAACCATCAACATATGGCCTCAATACTCCTAGAGTGTCATCTGCTAATGACATTAACAACTTTGATGAGAAATCCAATCACACTAGCCTCAATGAGGATTCTTCATCATGCTCAGGTGATTTTGAAACACCACACTTTAGTGCTATTGAATGCCGACCTGATGGATTTGCTCAGCCTGGAGAACTAACAAATTCTGGTGAATCATCGAGGGAAGATCCTGGAAGCGACTTCCGGATGTCATATGTAAAATCTTTCAGAAAAGAAAGCATTAACCTGAAGGCTGCTATTGAGGCTGCTGTGCGGAGAAAGCCAATAGGTTACAAAAAGCATAGATATGATGACACATCAGCATCGAGCAAGGGTTGTGATTTTTCTTCTAAAGATCATATATCAAGTTCAATTGGAAGGAGAATGGAGACTTCTGCTGCAGAGACAGCCGAGAGGCATACTGTATCCCAAATTTTGACTGCTGACTCTCATGGAACTCTTAACACTGTGGACAACTTCTCATCAGTGGCTGTGGAGGCTCTTTCTTCTGGAGGAGATGAAGTGCCAAGTGTTCCATTGGATGTACAGGCTTCCTCCAGAGACATGTACAGTAATGTTGAGGCACCTAGGCATTTCAATTTGAAATCCTTTGCGATCCCCGACCATGAATACATATGGCG AGGAAGCTTTGAGATTTATCAAAGTGGTAAAGTCTTCACTGTCTGGGATGGAATCCAAGCCCATATGTCTACATGTGCTTCACAAAAGGTTATAGAATctttaaataagtttaaaagCAGAATTGTCCTAAATGAAGTGCCTCGCATAAGCACCTGGCCAGTACAGTTTCAGGAACATGGGGTTGGGGAGGATAACATTGCCCTTTTCTTTTTTGCTAAAGATCTTGAGAG CTATGCCAAAAGCTACAAAGTTTGGCTGGAGAATATGATGAAGAATGACCTTGCTCTCAAAGGGAGTTTTGATGATGTTGAACTCCTGATATTTCCTTCCAATCAGCTTCCTGAAAATTCCCAGA GGTGGAATACATTATTCTTCCTTTGGGGTGTGTTCAGAGCAAAGAAAGGGAGTTGCTTGCGAAATATGCCCGACACCTTGAAGCAGTTTTCTGCGCCTCAAAATATTCCCCCATCTATAATGTCTGTGCCTGGGAACGGGTGCATACTTAGACCAGTCACTAAGGATTTGCTTGCAGGCGATGATATATCCTCTGAGCGAAAAGTCAATGCCTCAGAAAACCTTTGTGATGCAATGTTGACTAAAGCTGTAAATGGAGATTGTGGTCTCAAAGCATCTTCTTTGGATTGTTTTGATGGTAGACAAAATTCCAGCTTCTCCACTGCAGTAAGAGGTGCCAGACCGACATGTCAAAAACCAATGGATACTTGTCTG GAAGGAGGAGCCAGTTCCATCCATAGACCTTTCCAGTCTATTTTGAGTTCCATTATTCCCGAAAACAAGCCTGTGTTCATGCAATTGGATACTCTAGTTCATAGAGAACAGTCATCGCATCCTTCCTACGAGCCTTCAGATTGTAGCCCTGATATGCCTCCTGAGGGAGGCGTAGGTGAGACACCTACTGTCTTGAGCAGAATGACCTGCAATCAAGATCAAGTGAAGTTTAGAATGGTTGGTGAAGATCTGTCCACGTGTGTCGAAGTTCCCATGGAGGAAGACCGAGACACCAGAGGCCTAAACACAAACATCAACAGATTGCTTTTGAACCACGATGAATATCTGCATCCCAAGTGTACAAGCATGGAAACTCGAGCTCCTTATGCATGCACAAGCCAAGTTTTGcctgaaaatgatgataaacaTGGCCTACCACTTAGAGCACTTGAAAAA ATGAACCATGTGGTTTCGGAGAATCGAGACTATGAAGTGTGTGATGAGACTGTCATCCTCGGGCATTCCGAAAATGCTGAAAGGCGTTTCTTCCCCGTGGAATTACATCCTGTGAGGGGCATACAGCTGGTTGACAGATCGATGCTTCAGAAACCGAATCCATTGGAACAAAACCAGCATCATGATAGGGCACCGAACCTTGAGCTTGCTTTAGGGGCCGAAAGAAAATCTTTGACTTCGGACATCCGACCATCAATAATCAGGAATGTTGAAAGAAAAGTAGCCAAGGAATACATCCATGGTGAGAGATCAATCAAAGCAGATGAAGATGACGACGACGAATCGGCCTCTCTTTCCCTCTCTCTTTCGTTCCCCTTTCCCAAGGAGTAA